One window of Solwaraspora sp. WMMA2056 genomic DNA carries:
- the urtB gene encoding urea ABC transporter permease subunit UrtB has translation MAVLNQLVIGASIGAVLLLIALGLTFTFGQMGVINMAHGEFILAGAYTAYMMQGLVGAQAVPAALPVAFLIAGTMGLILERLVIRRFYGRPLDTLLLTFGVSLILQQLARDIFGAPNVQVTAPGWLTGGIDVAGVRLPYNRIFIMVLAVACVVAISLYLSKLSYGRRMRAVMQNRQLAAVTGVATHRVDQLTFFIGSGLAGVAGVALTLIGPVGPSLGTYYIVDAFLVVVAGGLGQLRGAVIAAIALGVINSYVEFWTDASLAKVVVFAVIVAFLQFRPQGMFVLRSRALT, from the coding sequence ATGGCGGTACTCAACCAACTGGTCATCGGCGCGAGCATCGGAGCGGTGCTGCTCCTGATCGCGCTGGGCCTGACGTTCACCTTCGGTCAGATGGGCGTCATCAACATGGCCCACGGGGAGTTCATCCTGGCGGGCGCCTACACCGCGTACATGATGCAGGGGCTGGTCGGGGCGCAGGCCGTCCCGGCCGCCCTGCCGGTCGCGTTCCTCATCGCCGGCACCATGGGCCTTATCCTGGAACGCCTGGTGATCCGGCGCTTCTACGGCCGGCCCCTGGACACCCTGCTGCTCACCTTCGGCGTCAGCCTGATCCTGCAGCAGCTCGCCCGCGACATCTTCGGCGCGCCGAACGTTCAGGTCACCGCGCCCGGCTGGCTCACCGGCGGGATCGACGTGGCCGGCGTACGGCTGCCGTACAACCGGATCTTCATCATGGTCCTCGCGGTCGCCTGCGTGGTGGCGATCTCGCTCTACCTGAGCAAACTCTCGTACGGCCGACGGATGCGGGCGGTGATGCAGAACCGCCAACTCGCGGCGGTGACCGGCGTGGCCACCCACCGGGTCGACCAGCTCACCTTCTTCATCGGCTCCGGCCTGGCCGGCGTCGCCGGGGTGGCCTTGACCCTGATCGGCCCGGTCGGTCCGTCGCTGGGCACCTACTACATCGTGGACGCCTTCCTCGTCGTCGTGGCCGGGGGACTCGGGCAGCTGCGCGGCGCGGTCATCGCCGCGATCGCCCTCGGCGTCATCAACAGCTATGTCGAGTTCTGGACCGATGCCAGCCTCGCCAAGGTGGTGGTCTTCGCGGTGATCGTGGCCTTCCTCCAGTT
- the urtA gene encoding urea ABC transporter substrate-binding protein translates to MPRRFRGGLAALCILSTLVAATACAEDPTSSGSGADSDTIKVGILHSLSGTMAISEVTVRDAELLAIEEINAAGGVLGKQIEPVVEDGASDWPTFAEKAQKLISQDKVATVFGGWTSASRKAMLPVFERNKALLWYPVQYEGLESSPYIFYTGATTNQQIVPGLDYLKEQGHQTIFLVGSDYVFPRTANKIIKAYAEANGMQVVGEEYTPLGHTEYSTVVNKLQQAKPDAVFNTLNGDSNVAFFKQLTSAGITADAMPTVSVSVAEEEVVGIGPENVAGHLVAWNYYQTTEGERNTAFVEAFKAKYGAEKVTSDPMEAGYNAVYLWAAAVEAAGTTEVEAVKEAAGGISIDAPEGKVTIDGDNQHVYKTARIGVVQPDGQIQEVWNSGEPIKPDPYLTGYDWAEGLS, encoded by the coding sequence ATGCCACGACGCTTCCGGGGCGGCCTCGCCGCACTCTGTATATTGTCGACATTGGTCGCCGCGACCGCCTGTGCCGAGGACCCCACGTCCTCGGGCAGCGGCGCTGACTCCGACACCATCAAGGTCGGCATCCTGCACTCGCTGAGCGGCACCATGGCCATCAGCGAGGTCACCGTACGCGATGCAGAGTTGCTCGCGATCGAGGAGATCAACGCCGCCGGCGGCGTACTGGGCAAGCAGATCGAACCCGTCGTCGAGGACGGTGCCTCGGACTGGCCCACGTTCGCGGAGAAGGCGCAGAAACTCATATCCCAGGACAAGGTCGCCACCGTCTTCGGTGGCTGGACGTCGGCCTCGCGCAAGGCGATGCTGCCGGTCTTCGAGCGCAACAAGGCGCTGCTGTGGTACCCGGTGCAGTACGAAGGGCTGGAGAGCTCGCCGTACATCTTCTACACCGGAGCGACCACCAACCAGCAGATCGTGCCCGGCCTGGACTACCTCAAGGAGCAGGGCCACCAGACGATCTTCCTGGTCGGCAGCGACTACGTCTTCCCGCGCACCGCGAACAAGATCATCAAGGCGTACGCCGAGGCCAACGGGATGCAGGTCGTCGGCGAGGAGTACACCCCGCTGGGCCACACCGAATACAGCACCGTGGTCAACAAACTCCAGCAGGCCAAGCCCGACGCGGTCTTCAACACCCTCAACGGCGACAGCAACGTCGCCTTCTTCAAGCAGCTGACCAGCGCCGGCATCACCGCCGACGCGATGCCGACCGTCTCGGTCAGCGTCGCCGAGGAGGAGGTCGTCGGCATCGGCCCGGAGAACGTCGCCGGACACCTGGTGGCCTGGAACTACTACCAGACCACCGAAGGCGAACGGAACACCGCCTTCGTCGAGGCGTTCAAGGCCAAGTACGGCGCCGAGAAGGTCACCTCCGACCCGATGGAGGCCGGCTACAACGCCGTCTACCTGTGGGCCGCCGCCGTCGAGGCCGCCGGTACCACCGAGGTCGAAGCCGTCAAGGAAGCCGCCGGCGGGATCAGCATCGACGCCCCCGAAGGCAAGGTCACCATCGACGGCGACAACCAGCACGTCTACAAGACGGCCCGGATCGGCGTGGTGCAGCCCGACGGCCAGATCCAGGAGGTGTGGAACTCCGGTGAACCCATCAAGCCGGATCCGTACCTGACCGGCTACGACTGGGCCGAGGGCCTGTCCTGA
- a CDS encoding acyl-ACP desaturase, which translates to MSQTALLIELEPVVADNLNRHLGLAKEWFPHEYVPWSEGRTFDGLLGGEAWSPEDSQIPDIARTALIVNLLTEDNLPSYHHEIASLFGRDGAWGTWVHRWTAEEGRHGIAIRDYLTVTRAVDPVALERARMEHMSNGYANVHGDEVLHSLAYVSFQELATRISHRNTGKATGDPHCERLLARVAADENLHMMFYRNLLGAAFELAPSQAMRAVADVVADFQMPGAGIDGFARKSVAIALAGIYDLRQHRDEVLAPVLRQWDIWNVTGLDADGEAAREQLAAQMDQLETAAARFEARREERRARGR; encoded by the coding sequence ATGTCCCAGACCGCGCTGCTCATCGAGCTCGAACCGGTGGTCGCCGACAACCTCAACCGCCACCTCGGCCTGGCCAAGGAATGGTTCCCGCACGAGTACGTGCCGTGGAGTGAGGGACGCACCTTCGACGGACTGCTCGGCGGCGAGGCGTGGTCGCCGGAGGACTCGCAGATCCCCGACATCGCCCGGACCGCGCTGATCGTCAACCTGCTGACCGAGGACAACCTGCCGTCGTACCACCACGAGATCGCCTCCCTGTTCGGTCGCGACGGCGCCTGGGGTACCTGGGTGCACCGGTGGACCGCCGAGGAGGGCCGGCACGGCATCGCCATCCGGGACTACCTGACCGTGACCCGGGCCGTCGACCCGGTGGCGTTGGAGCGGGCCCGGATGGAGCACATGTCCAACGGGTACGCCAACGTCCACGGCGACGAGGTGCTGCACTCGCTGGCGTACGTGTCGTTCCAGGAGCTGGCGACCCGGATCTCGCACCGCAACACCGGCAAGGCCACCGGTGACCCGCACTGCGAGCGGCTGCTCGCCCGGGTCGCCGCCGACGAGAACCTGCACATGATGTTCTACCGCAACCTGCTCGGCGCGGCGTTCGAGCTGGCGCCGAGCCAGGCGATGCGGGCGGTCGCCGACGTGGTCGCCGACTTCCAGATGCCCGGTGCCGGGATCGACGGCTTCGCCCGCAAGTCGGTGGCGATCGCCCTGGCCGGCATCTACGACCTGCGCCAGCACCGCGACGAGGTGCTCGCGCCGGTGCTGCGCCAGTGGGACATCTGGAACGTCACCGGCCTGGACGCCGACGGCGAGGCGGCCCGGGAGCAGCTGGCCGCGCAGATGGACCAGTTGGAGACCGCCGCCGCGCGGTTCGAGGCCCGCCGCGAGGAGCGCCGCGCCCGCGGCCGCTGA
- the hisS gene encoding histidine--tRNA ligase, whose product MSKPRPISGFPEWLPPQRMIEQYVIDRLRRTFELYGFAPLETRAVEPLDQLLRKGETSKEVYLLRRLQADPDAQTGDDALGLHFDLTVPFARYVLENAGKLQFPFRRYQIQKVWRGERPQEGRYREFLQADIDIVDRDELAPHHEAELPLIIGDALASLPIPPVRIQVNNRKVCEGFYRGIGLTDLDAALRAIDRLDRFGPQRVAELLMSTAGASESQAKACLSLAEISAPDASIDDAVRGLGVEHPLLDEGLAELVAVLQTAAAHSPGLCVADLRIARGLDYYTGTVYETQLQGYERFGSICSGGRYDDLASAGADRFPGVGISIGVSRLLGLLFGADALSISRPVPTCVLVALPSEADRPAGNRVADALRRRGIATEVSPSAAKFGKQIRYAERRGVPYVWFLGVDGEPDSVKDIRSGEQVAAAADAWLPASGDLVPEVSGSVPTASGSAT is encoded by the coding sequence ATGAGCAAGCCCAGGCCGATCTCCGGCTTTCCGGAGTGGCTGCCCCCGCAGCGGATGATCGAGCAGTACGTGATCGACCGGCTGCGCCGTACCTTCGAGCTGTACGGGTTCGCCCCGCTGGAGACCCGCGCGGTCGAGCCGCTGGACCAGCTGCTGCGCAAGGGGGAGACCTCGAAGGAGGTCTACCTGCTGCGTCGACTGCAGGCCGATCCGGATGCGCAGACCGGTGACGACGCCCTCGGGCTGCACTTCGACCTGACCGTGCCGTTCGCCCGCTATGTGCTGGAGAACGCCGGCAAGCTGCAGTTCCCGTTCCGCCGCTACCAGATCCAGAAGGTGTGGCGCGGCGAACGGCCACAGGAGGGTCGCTACCGCGAGTTCCTGCAGGCCGACATCGACATCGTCGACCGCGACGAGCTGGCCCCGCACCACGAGGCCGAGCTTCCGTTGATCATCGGTGACGCGCTGGCGAGTCTGCCGATCCCGCCGGTGCGCATTCAGGTCAACAACCGCAAGGTCTGCGAAGGCTTCTACCGGGGGATCGGGTTGACCGATCTGGACGCCGCGCTGCGGGCGATCGACCGGCTGGACCGGTTCGGCCCGCAGCGGGTGGCCGAGCTGCTGATGAGTACGGCCGGTGCCAGTGAGAGCCAGGCCAAGGCCTGCCTGTCGCTGGCGGAGATCTCGGCGCCGGACGCCTCGATCGACGACGCGGTGCGCGGGCTCGGCGTCGAGCACCCGCTGCTCGACGAAGGGCTGGCCGAGCTGGTCGCGGTGCTGCAGACCGCGGCCGCGCACTCGCCCGGCCTGTGCGTCGCCGATCTGCGCATCGCCCGCGGCCTCGACTACTACACCGGCACGGTCTACGAGACCCAGCTGCAGGGGTACGAGCGGTTCGGCTCGATCTGCTCGGGTGGCCGCTACGACGATCTCGCCTCGGCCGGGGCGGACCGCTTTCCCGGGGTCGGCATCTCGATCGGCGTGTCCCGACTGCTGGGGCTGCTGTTCGGTGCCGACGCGCTGTCGATCTCCCGGCCGGTGCCGACCTGTGTGCTGGTGGCGCTGCCATCCGAGGCCGACCGGCCGGCCGGCAACCGGGTGGCCGACGCGCTGCGCCGGCGGGGGATCGCCACCGAGGTGTCGCCGTCGGCGGCCAAGTTCGGCAAGCAGATCCGGTACGCCGAGCGTCGGGGTGTCCCGTACGTCTGGTTCCTCGGGGTGGACGGCGAGCCGGACAGCGTCAAGGACATCCGGTCGGGGGAGCAGGTCGCGGCGGCGGCCGATGCCTGGCTGCCGGCCTCCGGCGACCTCGTACCGGAGGTCTCCGGGTCGGTACCGACGGCCTCCGGTTCGGCGACATAG
- a CDS encoding MBL fold metallo-hydrolase yields MLITGFPAQAFGTNCYLVATGPGEQCVVVDPGIGVLDQLEQALAEYRLQPAAVLLTHGHLDHTFSVAPVCGARGITAYVHPGDREMLADPTKGLSADLTAMFGGRLPYSEPDDVAELTDGATLLLAGLEISVDHAPGHTGGSVLFRLPGAGSPWEAEQVCLSGDVLFAGSIGRTDLPGGSMPAMMTSLRDKILPLADDTVVLPGHGPATTIGQERVSNPYLHEAAGGDIAAPARRTGL; encoded by the coding sequence GTGCTCATCACTGGTTTCCCGGCGCAGGCGTTCGGCACCAACTGTTACCTGGTGGCGACCGGGCCGGGCGAGCAGTGCGTCGTCGTCGACCCCGGCATCGGCGTACTGGACCAGTTGGAGCAGGCGTTGGCCGAGTACCGGTTGCAGCCGGCCGCCGTGCTGCTCACCCACGGCCATCTCGACCACACCTTCTCGGTGGCGCCGGTCTGCGGGGCACGGGGTATCACCGCGTACGTCCACCCGGGCGACCGGGAGATGCTCGCCGACCCGACCAAGGGCCTGTCGGCCGATCTGACCGCGATGTTCGGCGGTCGGCTGCCGTACAGCGAACCCGACGACGTGGCCGAACTGACCGACGGCGCGACGCTGCTGCTCGCCGGTCTGGAGATCAGCGTCGACCACGCCCCTGGCCATACCGGTGGGTCGGTGCTGTTCCGGCTGCCCGGCGCCGGCTCGCCCTGGGAGGCCGAGCAGGTCTGCCTCTCCGGCGACGTGCTGTTCGCCGGTTCGATCGGCCGCACCGACCTGCCCGGCGGCAGCATGCCGGCGATGATGACCAGCCTGCGCGACAAGATCCTGCCGTTGGCCGACGACACCGTGGTGCTGCCCGGCCACGGCCCGGCCACCACCATCGGTCAGGAGCGCGTGAGTAACCCCTACCTGCACGAGGCCGCCGGCGGCGACATCGCCGCGCCGGCCCGCCGTACCGGACTGTGA
- a CDS encoding peptidylprolyl isomerase has translation MASSRDRQRKLARAKLDRQMARRAASARRKRRIRAGLGAGLAVLVITAGSAWALGAFDREPETTTEAGSTCTWTPQDPAANSNLTDVGTPESVNPPNRGVQPMTITTSVGEPITVELNLSAAPCAAANFAHLASRNFFDDTTCHEITDEGAILCGDPSGTGQGGPTYSYFSENVPVAPQVDPSADPAVDPADQPPLYPAGTVVAVGVPQGTNGSQFKIFFRDFTTEFPSYPIIGKVTAGMATVDQIGALPRVDNGSGAQVKPETDVVIQSLTVGEPVEEPSPSASAEPSPSASPEPEPSASTAS, from the coding sequence GTGGCTTCCAGCAGGGACCGGCAGCGCAAGTTGGCGCGGGCGAAGCTCGACCGGCAGATGGCCCGGCGTGCCGCCAGCGCGCGGCGCAAGCGGCGGATCCGCGCCGGGTTGGGTGCCGGCCTCGCGGTGCTGGTGATCACCGCCGGTTCGGCGTGGGCCCTCGGTGCCTTCGACCGCGAGCCGGAGACCACCACGGAGGCGGGCAGCACCTGCACCTGGACGCCGCAGGACCCGGCGGCCAACAGCAACCTGACCGACGTCGGGACGCCCGAGTCCGTCAACCCGCCGAACCGCGGCGTCCAACCGATGACGATCACCACCAGCGTCGGTGAGCCGATCACCGTGGAGCTCAACCTGTCCGCCGCCCCCTGCGCGGCCGCCAACTTCGCCCACCTCGCCAGCCGCAACTTCTTCGACGACACCACCTGCCACGAGATCACCGACGAGGGTGCCATCCTCTGCGGCGACCCCAGCGGCACCGGGCAGGGCGGGCCGACGTACTCGTACTTCAGCGAGAACGTGCCGGTCGCACCGCAGGTCGACCCGTCGGCGGACCCGGCCGTGGACCCGGCGGACCAGCCGCCGCTCTACCCGGCCGGTACGGTGGTCGCGGTCGGCGTGCCGCAGGGCACCAACGGCAGCCAGTTCAAGATTTTCTTCAGGGACTTCACCACCGAGTTCCCCAGCTACCCGATCATCGGTAAGGTCACCGCCGGCATGGCCACGGTCGACCAGATCGGGGCGCTCCCCCGAGTGGACAACGGCAGCGGAGCGCAGGTGAAGCCGGAGACCGATGTCGTCATCCAGAGCCTGACCGTCGGCGAGCCGGTCGAGGAGCCATCGCCGTCAGCCAGCGCGGAACCGTCGCCGTCGGCCAGTCCCGAGCCGGAACCGTCGGCCAGCACCGCGTCCTGA
- a CDS encoding peptidylprolyl isomerase: protein MTSTRERQRAAARARLEKEMAERAAAARKRRQLQAGIGAGVALLLVVAGTVWLVASLGDDETETPQAEGDPAATTCVWNEIPAEQRTPTVKDVGLPPTTTPPDSGTQVMTLDTNFGEIQVTMNLAEVPCTAASFSHLASNQFWDNTKCHRMFPGMLQCGDPSATGEGYRDSDGTGGPTYQYANENLPIDDRPPYPAGVMAMANSGPDTNGSQFFFIYQDVELSPDYTIVGQVTEGLEVIQEATEAGHDGAFDPSPGGGHPNNDILINSLTVSEPQ, encoded by the coding sequence GTGACGTCGACCAGGGAGCGGCAGCGGGCCGCTGCTCGGGCCCGCCTCGAGAAGGAGATGGCCGAGCGCGCTGCGGCTGCCCGCAAGCGCCGCCAGTTGCAGGCCGGTATCGGTGCCGGTGTCGCCCTGCTGCTCGTCGTGGCCGGCACGGTGTGGCTGGTCGCCAGCCTCGGCGACGACGAGACCGAGACTCCGCAGGCCGAGGGCGACCCGGCCGCCACCACCTGTGTTTGGAACGAGATCCCCGCCGAGCAGCGCACCCCCACCGTCAAGGACGTGGGGCTGCCGCCGACCACCACCCCACCGGACTCCGGCACCCAGGTGATGACGCTGGACACCAACTTCGGTGAGATCCAGGTGACCATGAACCTGGCCGAGGTGCCGTGCACGGCGGCCAGCTTCAGCCACCTGGCGAGCAACCAGTTCTGGGACAACACCAAGTGCCACCGGATGTTCCCGGGGATGCTGCAGTGCGGCGACCCGAGCGCCACCGGGGAGGGATACCGGGACAGCGACGGCACCGGCGGACCGACCTACCAGTACGCCAACGAGAACCTGCCGATCGACGACCGGCCCCCCTACCCGGCCGGGGTGATGGCGATGGCGAACAGCGGCCCGGACACCAACGGCAGCCAGTTCTTCTTCATCTACCAGGATGTCGAACTGAGCCCCGACTACACGATCGTCGGTCAGGTCACCGAGGGTCTCGAGGTGATCCAGGAAGCGACCGAGGCCGGACACGACGGCGCGTTCGACCCGTCCCCCGGCGGCGGTCACCCCAACAACGACATCCTGATCAACAGCTTGACCGTCAGCGAACCGCAGTGA
- a CDS encoding bifunctional (p)ppGpp synthetase/guanosine-3',5'-bis(diphosphate) 3'-pyrophosphohydrolase, which translates to MSYDVTPSVEGTVQPTGEVDPTSGMANGAATPPVTPGNGAAPTAHGAATGSGAAAGPNGHPVEAVNGVGAGVPASAAAEPVGNGFGFSGAPTGRRVRARLARFNAPWQTPHIPEVLEPLIATHRQSHPKADPKDLQRAFDVASKWHSGQFRKSGDPYITHPLAVATILANLGMDTTTLVAALLHDTIEDTGYPLEQMRVDFGGEVALLVDGVTKLDRVKLGDAAKAETIRKMVVAMAKDPRVLVIKLADRLHNMRTLTFLPKAKQEQKAKETLEILAPLAHRLGMNTVKWELEDLAFGTLFPKRYEEINRLIGEHQPQRDTQLRKVTQKVQVDLRAAKIKAEVTGRPKHLYSIYQKMIVRGRDFNDIYDLVGVRILVDTVRDCYAALGVIHANWQPVPGRFKDYIAMPKFNMYQSLHTTVIGPTGKPVEMQIRTYAMHRTAEFGIAAHWKYKELKGATVVGPPAHIDEMTWLRQLLDWQREASDPSEFLDALRFDLSSQEVYVFTPKGDVIPLPTGSTPVDFAYAVHTEVGHKCIGARVNGKLVPLESTLSNGDVIEIFTSKSATAGPTQDWLGFVKSPRARTKIRQYFNKERREEAIETGKDAIAKAMRKQGVPLQRMLTTDSLMAIARDLHLADVASLYAAVGDSQVSAQSVVQRLMASLGGEEGAAEDLAETAVPTRPHRIRHSGTDPGVVVRGVDDVWIKLARCCTPVPPDTVFGFVTRSGGVSVHRDDCVNAEDLRVQEERLVEVTWRLTSASTFLVAIQVEALDRHKLLADVTRVLSEERVNILSATVTTTRDRVAVSRFSFEMADPKHLGHLLNAVRKVDGVFDAYRVTSGS; encoded by the coding sequence GTGTCCTACGACGTCACCCCTTCCGTGGAGGGCACTGTGCAGCCGACTGGCGAGGTCGACCCGACTTCGGGCATGGCCAATGGCGCGGCGACGCCGCCGGTGACGCCGGGCAACGGGGCGGCTCCGACCGCGCACGGCGCGGCCACCGGTAGCGGCGCGGCCGCCGGCCCGAACGGACACCCGGTGGAGGCCGTCAACGGCGTCGGTGCGGGTGTCCCGGCCAGTGCGGCGGCGGAGCCGGTCGGTAACGGGTTCGGCTTCTCCGGCGCGCCGACCGGGCGGCGGGTGCGGGCCCGGCTGGCCAGGTTCAACGCGCCCTGGCAGACGCCGCACATTCCCGAGGTGCTGGAGCCGTTGATCGCCACGCACCGGCAGAGTCACCCGAAGGCGGACCCGAAAGACCTGCAGCGCGCGTTCGACGTCGCCTCGAAGTGGCACTCCGGGCAGTTCCGCAAGTCCGGGGACCCGTACATCACCCATCCGCTGGCGGTCGCGACGATCCTCGCGAACCTCGGCATGGACACCACGACCCTGGTCGCCGCGCTGCTGCACGACACGATCGAGGACACCGGCTACCCGCTGGAGCAGATGCGGGTGGACTTCGGCGGCGAGGTCGCGCTGCTGGTGGACGGGGTGACAAAGCTCGACCGGGTCAAACTCGGCGACGCGGCCAAGGCCGAGACGATCCGCAAGATGGTCGTGGCGATGGCGAAGGACCCGCGGGTTCTGGTGATCAAGCTGGCCGACCGGCTGCACAACATGCGCACCCTGACCTTCCTGCCCAAGGCCAAGCAGGAGCAGAAGGCCAAGGAGACGTTGGAGATCCTGGCGCCGCTGGCCCACCGGCTTGGCATGAACACGGTCAAGTGGGAGCTGGAGGATCTGGCCTTCGGCACGCTGTTCCCGAAGCGGTACGAGGAGATCAACCGGCTGATCGGCGAGCACCAGCCGCAGCGGGACACCCAGCTGCGCAAGGTGACTCAGAAGGTCCAGGTCGACCTGCGGGCCGCCAAGATCAAGGCGGAGGTGACCGGCCGCCCGAAGCACCTCTACTCGATCTACCAGAAGATGATCGTGCGGGGGCGCGACTTCAACGACATCTACGACCTCGTCGGCGTACGCATCCTGGTCGACACGGTCCGGGACTGCTACGCCGCCCTCGGTGTGATCCACGCGAACTGGCAGCCGGTTCCCGGCCGGTTCAAGGACTACATCGCGATGCCGAAGTTCAACATGTACCAGTCGCTGCACACCACGGTCATCGGGCCGACCGGCAAGCCGGTCGAGATGCAGATCCGCACGTACGCGATGCACCGCACCGCCGAGTTCGGCATCGCCGCGCACTGGAAGTACAAGGAGCTCAAGGGCGCGACCGTCGTCGGCCCGCCGGCCCACATCGACGAGATGACCTGGCTACGGCAGCTGCTGGACTGGCAGCGGGAGGCGAGCGACCCGAGCGAGTTCCTCGACGCGCTGCGTTTCGACCTGTCCAGCCAGGAGGTGTACGTCTTCACCCCCAAGGGTGACGTCATCCCGTTGCCGACCGGGTCGACCCCGGTCGACTTCGCCTACGCGGTGCACACCGAGGTCGGGCACAAGTGCATCGGGGCCCGGGTCAACGGCAAACTGGTGCCGCTGGAGTCGACCCTGTCCAACGGCGACGTGATCGAGATCTTCACGTCGAAGTCGGCGACCGCCGGCCCCACCCAGGACTGGCTGGGCTTCGTCAAGAGCCCCCGCGCCCGCACCAAGATCAGGCAGTACTTCAACAAGGAACGCCGCGAAGAGGCGATCGAGACCGGCAAGGACGCGATCGCCAAGGCGATGCGCAAGCAGGGCGTGCCGCTGCAGCGGATGCTCACCACCGACTCGCTGATGGCGATCGCCCGCGACCTGCACCTGGCGGACGTGGCGTCGCTCTACGCCGCCGTCGGTGACAGCCAGGTCTCGGCACAGTCGGTCGTCCAGCGGCTGATGGCCAGCCTTGGTGGTGAGGAAGGGGCTGCGGAGGACCTCGCCGAGACGGCGGTGCCGACCCGGCCGCACCGGATCCGCCACTCCGGTACCGACCCCGGCGTGGTCGTCCGAGGGGTCGACGACGTCTGGATCAAGCTGGCCCGCTGCTGCACTCCGGTGCCGCCGGACACGGTGTTCGGCTTCGTCACCCGCTCCGGCGGGGTGAGCGTGCACCGCGACGACTGCGTCAACGCCGAGGACCTGCGGGTGCAGGAGGAGCGGCTGGTCGAGGTCACCTGGAGACTGACCTCGGCGTCGACGTTCCTGGTCGCCATCCAGGTGGAGGCGCTGGACCGGCACAAGCTGCTGGCCGACGTGACCCGGGTGCTCTCCGAGGAACGGGTGAACATTCTCTCCGCGACGGTCACCACCACCCGGGACCGGGTGGCGGTCAGCCGGTTCTCCTTCGAGATGGCCGACCCGAAGCACCTGGGCCACCTGCTCAACGCGGTCCGCAAGGTCGACGGGGTGTTCGACGCCTACCGGGTCACCTCCGGTTCCTGA
- a CDS encoding adenine phosphoribosyltransferase, whose product MTQTPSAVIGDSGPEAAALVASRVLDVPDFPKPGIVFKDLMPLFADGPVFREVVDGIIAHHGAESFDVVAGIEARGFVLAAAIAYATGTGVVPVRKAGKLPRASFAAAYALEYGEAVLEVHQDAFTAGQRVLVVDDVLATGGTAGATLDLVERAGGTVSGFTVLLELGFLAGRERLAPRPVHALWRV is encoded by the coding sequence GTGACGCAGACCCCGTCGGCTGTCATCGGGGACAGCGGACCCGAGGCTGCCGCACTGGTGGCCAGCCGAGTGCTCGACGTACCCGATTTTCCCAAGCCCGGCATCGTGTTCAAGGACCTGATGCCGCTGTTCGCCGACGGTCCGGTCTTCCGTGAGGTGGTCGACGGCATCATCGCCCACCACGGGGCGGAATCGTTCGACGTGGTCGCCGGCATCGAGGCGCGCGGCTTCGTGCTCGCCGCGGCGATCGCCTACGCCACCGGCACCGGCGTGGTGCCGGTCCGTAAGGCCGGCAAACTGCCCCGCGCGTCCTTCGCCGCCGCGTACGCGTTGGAGTACGGCGAAGCGGTCCTGGAGGTGCACCAGGACGCCTTCACCGCCGGCCAGCGGGTCCTGGTCGTCGACGACGTGCTCGCCACCGGCGGGACCGCCGGGGCGACTCTCGACCTGGTGGAGCGCGCCGGCGGTACGGTGTCCGGCTTCACCGTACTGTTGGAGCTGGGGTTCCTGGCCGGTCGGGAACGGCTGGCACCCCGTCCGGTGCACGCGCTGTGGCGGGTGTGA